One Calditrichia bacterium DNA window includes the following coding sequences:
- a CDS encoding metal-dependent transcriptional regulator: protein MELSKSQEDYLKIIWYMERDQIKATAKAVADWYQVKPPTVLSMFKQLSQMELIEYDKTKGALLLEKGDFLARKLIRKHRLVETFLEKVLKMDDQILHEEAEKLEHAISDKLMYLIDAFLGFPDKDPHGSPIPNWGEHLKAIQLKNVIIGHSFRVQDIQLTAELEQYYTARQFAKGTTWTLQDKTPDNSVYTLTNGKAFLAVSGTIVSSIKVIPHY, encoded by the coding sequence ATGGAATTATCAAAAAGCCAAGAAGATTACCTGAAAATCATTTGGTATATGGAACGGGATCAAATTAAGGCAACTGCAAAAGCGGTAGCAGATTGGTATCAGGTGAAACCACCGACGGTATTATCGATGTTTAAACAGCTTTCACAAATGGAATTGATTGAATACGACAAAACCAAAGGCGCTCTCTTGCTTGAAAAAGGCGATTTCTTGGCACGAAAACTGATTCGAAAACATCGCTTAGTGGAAACTTTTTTGGAAAAAGTGTTAAAAATGGATGACCAGATTTTACACGAAGAAGCAGAAAAACTGGAGCATGCGATATCTGATAAATTGATGTATTTGATCGATGCCTTTTTAGGCTTTCCCGATAAAGACCCACACGGATCGCCAATCCCGAATTGGGGCGAACATTTGAAAGCGATTCAATTAAAAAATGTTATCATCGGGCATTCATTCCGTGTTCAGGATATTCAACTCACTGCGGAACTTGAGCAATATTACACCGCCCGTCAGTTTGCAAAAGGAACAACCTGGACACTTCAGGACAAAACGCCGGATAATAGTGTATACACTTTGACAAATGGAAAAGCATTTTTGGCTGTATCCGGCACAATTGTATCGAGTATAAAGGTAATACCTCATTATTAA
- a CDS encoding metal-dependent transcriptional regulator produces MVHPINALIIASIVIFIGLIVVWPKHGLLSHWRFLMRQSQRSYMEDTLKHIYECERGRITCTINSIAGTLSLKKDRVVQLIEQLKSGGLISIENNQFFLTEKGNEYALRMIRLHRIWESYLAEETGTSDLEWHTQADLQEHKLDSAEAEKISERLGHPLYDPHGKPIPTNKGDLPSERGLLLTEIRKEQTAKIVQFEDDQENIYREIRENGLCLGMQIDSVQHQNGSILFKADGFKKKLPLIAAAQIRVELLKEEEKLQTPFANLLVLRNGESGKVLRISREIHGQYRRRLLDLGIVPGTIIQKEMESASGNPIAFRIKGASIALRKEQAKLIHIQKIERKNETTVDSKL; encoded by the coding sequence ATGGTTCACCCGATTAATGCTCTCATCATCGCATCGATTGTAATTTTTATCGGACTGATTGTGGTGTGGCCAAAGCACGGCTTACTTTCTCATTGGCGATTTTTAATGCGCCAGAGCCAGCGTTCGTATATGGAAGATACGCTAAAACACATTTATGAATGCGAACGCGGGCGAATCACTTGCACCATTAACAGCATTGCCGGAACGCTATCGTTAAAAAAAGATCGTGTTGTACAATTGATTGAACAGCTCAAAAGCGGCGGGTTAATCAGCATCGAAAACAACCAGTTTTTTCTGACAGAAAAAGGTAACGAATATGCTTTAAGAATGATTCGCCTGCACAGAATTTGGGAAAGCTATCTTGCAGAAGAAACAGGAACTTCCGATCTGGAATGGCATACGCAAGCCGACCTTCAGGAGCATAAATTGGATAGTGCAGAAGCGGAAAAAATTAGCGAACGGCTTGGTCACCCACTATACGATCCGCACGGAAAACCGATCCCGACGAATAAGGGCGATCTGCCTTCCGAACGAGGATTATTGCTTACTGAAATCAGAAAAGAACAGACAGCCAAAATTGTTCAATTTGAAGATGACCAGGAAAATATTTACCGGGAAATCCGTGAAAACGGACTTTGTTTGGGCATGCAAATAGATTCTGTTCAGCACCAAAATGGCTCCATTCTGTTTAAAGCAGACGGTTTCAAAAAGAAGCTCCCTTTAATTGCAGCAGCTCAAATTCGCGTTGAATTACTGAAAGAGGAAGAAAAACTGCAAACACCGTTTGCAAATCTGTTGGTTTTGAGAAACGGTGAATCCGGAAAGGTCCTGCGAATCTCCCGGGAAATTCACGGACAGTATCGTCGCAGATTGTTGGATTTGGGCATCGTTCCCGGCACAATCATTCAAAAAGAGATGGAAAGTGCGTCTGGTAACCCGATCGCATTTCGTATAAAAGGCGCTTCCATCGCACTGCGAAAAGAGCAGGCGAAACTTATTCACATTCAAAAAATCGAGAGAAAAAATGAAACCACAGTCGACAGCAAATTGTGA
- a CDS encoding ferrous iron transporter B: MKHHKEFNTDLLEEASNLRWELGENLHDSLMEAIYEEAGRISEKTVRKSDEPPHFDWSQKLDHLLTNRWTGFPLMLLMLTLVFWITVSGANVPSAYLAEILMDWLHPLLKQSAVQIGMPWWLSGVLIDGMYLSMAWVVSVMLPPMAIFFPLFTLLEDFGYLPRVAFNLDNMFRKSGAHGKQALTMAMGYGCNAAGIIAARVIDSPRERLIAIITNNFSLCNGRWPTQILIATLFIGAMAPPALAGLVSASAVVAVALLGIFLTFFISWALSRTVLKGEASIFSLELPPYRPPRILQTLYTSLIDRTIFVLWRAIVFALPAGAVIWLLANIHISGLSVAEHIIHFLQPLGWLIGLNGVILLAYIIAIPANEIVIPTILMLTVLSAHLTGFGDSAGVIFEFDSLSAYSAVFQAGGWTLLTAVNLMLFSLVHNPCSTTIYTIYKETNSVKWTTVATLLPLGLGFALCFFVAQFWRLIFGMGF, translated from the coding sequence ATGAAACACCATAAAGAATTTAACACGGATCTTTTGGAAGAAGCCAGCAACCTCCGTTGGGAATTGGGCGAAAATTTGCATGATTCTTTAATGGAAGCAATTTACGAAGAAGCCGGGCGAATTTCCGAAAAAACCGTTCGTAAAAGTGACGAACCGCCACATTTTGACTGGAGCCAAAAACTGGATCATCTGCTGACCAACCGGTGGACTGGTTTTCCGTTAATGTTGCTGATGCTAACCCTCGTTTTTTGGATAACCGTATCAGGTGCGAACGTGCCTTCCGCCTATCTGGCTGAAATTTTGATGGACTGGCTTCACCCATTGTTAAAACAGTCTGCGGTTCAAATCGGGATGCCCTGGTGGCTATCAGGTGTGCTCATCGATGGCATGTATCTATCGATGGCGTGGGTGGTTAGCGTAATGCTCCCGCCAATGGCAATATTCTTTCCATTGTTCACTTTGCTGGAGGATTTCGGGTATCTGCCGCGTGTAGCCTTTAATCTTGATAATATGTTCCGGAAATCCGGTGCTCACGGCAAACAAGCCCTGACAATGGCTATGGGATATGGCTGCAACGCAGCCGGAATTATTGCGGCAAGGGTAATCGATAGTCCCCGGGAACGACTGATTGCGATAATTACCAACAATTTTTCGTTGTGCAACGGGCGTTGGCCCACCCAAATTTTGATCGCAACATTGTTTATCGGCGCAATGGCGCCGCCGGCGTTGGCAGGATTGGTTTCTGCATCTGCAGTTGTTGCGGTTGCGTTGCTGGGCATCTTTTTAACGTTTTTTATTTCGTGGGCACTTTCGCGAACCGTTTTAAAAGGCGAGGCTTCCATCTTTAGTCTGGAATTACCGCCCTATCGTCCACCCCGAATTTTGCAAACGCTGTATACGTCATTAATTGACCGGACCATTTTTGTGTTGTGGCGGGCAATCGTTTTTGCGTTACCCGCCGGCGCGGTGATCTGGTTGTTGGCGAATATTCACATTTCCGGGCTTAGTGTTGCGGAACATATCATCCATTTCCTCCAACCTTTGGGATGGCTGATAGGCTTAAACGGCGTGATTTTATTAGCCTATATTATCGCAATTCCGGCGAACGAAATTGTGATCCCAACTATTCTCATGTTGACTGTTTTGAGCGCGCATTTAACCGGATTTGGCGACAGCGCAGGCGTTATTTTTGAGTTCGATAGCTTATCTGCCTATTCCGCAGTGTTTCAGGCAGGCGGCTGGACACTGTTAACAGCTGTAAATCTAATGCTATTCAGCTTGGTACATAACCCTTGCTCCACAACGATTTACACCATTTACAAAGAAACCAACAGTGTCAAATGGACCACCGTAGCCACGCTGTTGCCGTTGGGATTAGGCTTTGCGCTTTGCTTTTTTGTGGCGCAATTTTGGCGACTTATTTTCGGAATGGGATTCTGA
- a CDS encoding 50S ribosome-binding GTPase: MKPQSTANCENCPAHHIGNLKKLGIDMDSWDYVVALAGNPNTGKSTVFNALTGLRQHTGNWPGKTVGRAEGGFGYNDKKYKIVDLPGTYSLLSTSTDEEVARNFILFGKPDVTLIVADATRLERNLNLVLQILEITDRAVLCLNLIDEAKRNQLIIDERQLTKELGIPVVPTAARQKTGLDELLKAIDQVATGEYVCQPRRIQSGSGQLQNVINRLAKKIETRYPGLTNARWIALRLLEGDTRIIESLRDNNFQDLVGKVTTV; encoded by the coding sequence ATGAAACCACAGTCGACAGCAAATTGTGAAAATTGCCCGGCACACCATATAGGAAATTTGAAAAAACTGGGAATTGATATGGATTCCTGGGATTATGTTGTAGCACTTGCCGGAAATCCAAACACGGGAAAAAGCACTGTTTTTAATGCACTTACAGGACTAAGGCAACACACCGGAAACTGGCCCGGAAAAACAGTTGGGCGCGCAGAAGGCGGTTTTGGCTATAATGACAAAAAATACAAAATCGTCGATTTGCCAGGCACATATTCATTGCTTTCCACCAGCACGGATGAAGAAGTTGCCCGGAATTTCATCCTGTTTGGCAAACCCGATGTCACCTTGATTGTGGCAGATGCAACCCGTTTGGAACGGAACCTGAACCTCGTTTTGCAAATTCTGGAAATTACCGATCGAGCAGTGCTATGCCTCAATTTGATAGACGAAGCCAAGCGTAATCAATTGATAATCGATGAGCGACAGTTAACCAAAGAACTGGGAATACCTGTTGTTCCTACCGCTGCCCGGCAAAAAACAGGATTGGATGAATTACTGAAAGCAATCGACCAGGTTGCCACCGGCGAATATGTTTGCCAGCCACGACGCATTCAAAGTGGTTCCGGGCAATTGCAAAACGTGATTAACCGGCTCGCCAAAAAAATTGAAACACGCTATCCCGGATTAACCAACGCGCGTTGGATTGCATTGCGGCTGCTGGAAGGCGATACCCGAATTATAGAATCACTCCGCGATAACAATTTTCAGGATCTGGTAGGTAAGGTAACTACAGTATAA